Proteins from a genomic interval of Equus quagga isolate Etosha38 chromosome 13, UCLA_HA_Equagga_1.0, whole genome shotgun sequence:
- the CTSK gene encoding cathepsin K isoform X3 — protein MWGLKVLLLPMVSFALYPEEILDTQWELWKKTYRKQYNSKVDEISRRLIWEKNLKHISIHNLEASLGVHTYELAMNHLGDMTSEEVVQKMTGLKVPPSHTRSNDTLYIPDWEGRAPDSIDYRKKGYVTPVKNQGQCGSCWAFSSVGALEGQLKKKTGKLLNLSPQNLVDCVSENDGCGGGYMTNAFQYVQKNRGIDSEDAYPYVGQDESCMYNPTGKAAKCRGYREIPQGNEKALKRAVARVGPVSVAIDASLTSFQFYSKGVYYDENCNSDNLNHAVLAVGYGIQKGNKHWIIKNSWGENWGNKGYILMARNKNNACGIANMASFPKM, from the exons ATGTGGGGGCTCAAGGTTTTGCTGCTGCCCATGGTGAGTTTTGCTCTATACCCAGAGGAGATACTGGACACCCAATGGGAACTGTGGAAGAAGACCTACAGGAAGCAGTATAACAGCAAG GTGGATGAAATTTCTCGGCgtttaatttgggaaaaaaaccTGAAGCATATTTCCATCCATAATCTTGAGGCCTCTCTTGGTGTCCATACATATGAACTGGCCATGAACCACTTGGGGGACATG ACCAGTGAAGAGGTGGTTCAGAAGATGACTGGACTCAAAGTACCCCCCTCTCATACTCGCAGTAATGACACCCTCTATATCCCCGACTGGGAAGGCAGAGCCCCAGACTCCATTGATTATCGAAAGAAGGGATATGTTACTCCTGTCAAAAACCAG GGTCAGTGTGGTTCCTGTTGGGCTTTTAGCTCTGTGGGTGCCCTGGAGGGTCAGCTCAAGAAGAAAACTGGCAAACTCTTAAATCTGAGTCCCCAGAACCTGGTGGATTGCGTATCTGAGAATGATGGCTGCGGAGGGGGCTACATGACAAATGCCTTCCAGTATGTGCAGAAGAACCGGGGCATTGACTCTGAAGATGCCTACCCATATGTGGGACAG gATGAAAGTTGTATGTACAATCCAACAGGCAAGGCAGCTAAGTGCAGAGGGTACAGAGAGATCCCTCAGGGGAATGAGAAAGCCCTGAAGAGGGCAGTGGCCCGAGTGGGACCTGTCTCTGTGGCCATTGATGCAAGCCTGACCTCCTTCCAGTTTTACAGCAAAG GTGTGTATTATGATGAAAACTGCAATAGTGATAATCTGAACCATGCGGTTTTGGCGGTGGGCTATGGGATCCAGAAGGGAAACAAGCACTGGATAATTAAAAACAG CTGGGGAGAAAACTGGGGAAACAAAGGCTATATCCTCATGGCTCGGAATAAGAACAACGCTTGTGGCATTGCCAACATGGCCAGCTTCCCCAAGATGTGA
- the CTSK gene encoding cathepsin K isoform X2, whose amino-acid sequence MAPAISSSKARLRTPWQMEESPLIIPFPRMWGLKVLLLPMVSFALYPEEILDTQWELWKKTYRKQYNSKVDEISRRLIWEKNLKHISIHNLEASLGVHTYELAMNHLGDMTSEEVVQKMTGLKVPPSHTRSNDTLYIPDWEGRAPDSIDYRKKGYVTPVKNQGQCGSCWAFSSVGALEGQLKKKTGKLLNLSPQNLVDCVSENDGCGGGYMTNAFQYVQKNRGIDSEDAYPYVGQDESCMYNPTGKAAKCRGYREIPQGNEKALKRAVARVGPVSVAIDASLTSFQFYSKGVYYDENCNSDNLNHAVLAVGYGIQKGNKHWIIKNSFIKVAKTIQQGKE is encoded by the exons ATGGCTCCAGCTATTTCCTCATCCAAAGCCAGGCTAAGAACCCCTTGGCAAATGGAAGAGTCTCCCCTAATTATCCCCTTCCCCAGGATGTGGGGGCTCAAGGTTTTGCTGCTGCCCATGGTGAGTTTTGCTCTATACCCAGAGGAGATACTGGACACCCAATGGGAACTGTGGAAGAAGACCTACAGGAAGCAGTATAACAGCAAG GTGGATGAAATTTCTCGGCgtttaatttgggaaaaaaaccTGAAGCATATTTCCATCCATAATCTTGAGGCCTCTCTTGGTGTCCATACATATGAACTGGCCATGAACCACTTGGGGGACATG ACCAGTGAAGAGGTGGTTCAGAAGATGACTGGACTCAAAGTACCCCCCTCTCATACTCGCAGTAATGACACCCTCTATATCCCCGACTGGGAAGGCAGAGCCCCAGACTCCATTGATTATCGAAAGAAGGGATATGTTACTCCTGTCAAAAACCAG GGTCAGTGTGGTTCCTGTTGGGCTTTTAGCTCTGTGGGTGCCCTGGAGGGTCAGCTCAAGAAGAAAACTGGCAAACTCTTAAATCTGAGTCCCCAGAACCTGGTGGATTGCGTATCTGAGAATGATGGCTGCGGAGGGGGCTACATGACAAATGCCTTCCAGTATGTGCAGAAGAACCGGGGCATTGACTCTGAAGATGCCTACCCATATGTGGGACAG gATGAAAGTTGTATGTACAATCCAACAGGCAAGGCAGCTAAGTGCAGAGGGTACAGAGAGATCCCTCAGGGGAATGAGAAAGCCCTGAAGAGGGCAGTGGCCCGAGTGGGACCTGTCTCTGTGGCCATTGATGCAAGCCTGACCTCCTTCCAGTTTTACAGCAAAG GTGTGTATTATGATGAAAACTGCAATAGTGATAATCTGAACCATGCGGTTTTGGCGGTGGGCTATGGGATCCAGAAGGGAAACAAGCACTGGATAATTAAAAACAG
- the CTSK gene encoding cathepsin K isoform X1 — protein MAPAISSSKARLRTPWQMEESPLIIPFPRMWGLKVLLLPMVSFALYPEEILDTQWELWKKTYRKQYNSKVDEISRRLIWEKNLKHISIHNLEASLGVHTYELAMNHLGDMTSEEVVQKMTGLKVPPSHTRSNDTLYIPDWEGRAPDSIDYRKKGYVTPVKNQGQCGSCWAFSSVGALEGQLKKKTGKLLNLSPQNLVDCVSENDGCGGGYMTNAFQYVQKNRGIDSEDAYPYVGQDESCMYNPTGKAAKCRGYREIPQGNEKALKRAVARVGPVSVAIDASLTSFQFYSKGVYYDENCNSDNLNHAVLAVGYGIQKGNKHWIIKNSWGENWGNKGYILMARNKNNACGIANMASFPKM, from the exons ATGGCTCCAGCTATTTCCTCATCCAAAGCCAGGCTAAGAACCCCTTGGCAAATGGAAGAGTCTCCCCTAATTATCCCCTTCCCCAGGATGTGGGGGCTCAAGGTTTTGCTGCTGCCCATGGTGAGTTTTGCTCTATACCCAGAGGAGATACTGGACACCCAATGGGAACTGTGGAAGAAGACCTACAGGAAGCAGTATAACAGCAAG GTGGATGAAATTTCTCGGCgtttaatttgggaaaaaaaccTGAAGCATATTTCCATCCATAATCTTGAGGCCTCTCTTGGTGTCCATACATATGAACTGGCCATGAACCACTTGGGGGACATG ACCAGTGAAGAGGTGGTTCAGAAGATGACTGGACTCAAAGTACCCCCCTCTCATACTCGCAGTAATGACACCCTCTATATCCCCGACTGGGAAGGCAGAGCCCCAGACTCCATTGATTATCGAAAGAAGGGATATGTTACTCCTGTCAAAAACCAG GGTCAGTGTGGTTCCTGTTGGGCTTTTAGCTCTGTGGGTGCCCTGGAGGGTCAGCTCAAGAAGAAAACTGGCAAACTCTTAAATCTGAGTCCCCAGAACCTGGTGGATTGCGTATCTGAGAATGATGGCTGCGGAGGGGGCTACATGACAAATGCCTTCCAGTATGTGCAGAAGAACCGGGGCATTGACTCTGAAGATGCCTACCCATATGTGGGACAG gATGAAAGTTGTATGTACAATCCAACAGGCAAGGCAGCTAAGTGCAGAGGGTACAGAGAGATCCCTCAGGGGAATGAGAAAGCCCTGAAGAGGGCAGTGGCCCGAGTGGGACCTGTCTCTGTGGCCATTGATGCAAGCCTGACCTCCTTCCAGTTTTACAGCAAAG GTGTGTATTATGATGAAAACTGCAATAGTGATAATCTGAACCATGCGGTTTTGGCGGTGGGCTATGGGATCCAGAAGGGAAACAAGCACTGGATAATTAAAAACAG CTGGGGAGAAAACTGGGGAAACAAAGGCTATATCCTCATGGCTCGGAATAAGAACAACGCTTGTGGCATTGCCAACATGGCCAGCTTCCCCAAGATGTGA